A single Amia ocellicauda isolate fAmiCal2 chromosome 9, fAmiCal2.hap1, whole genome shotgun sequence DNA region contains:
- the LOC136759098 gene encoding aldo-keto reductase family 1 member B1 isoform X2, whose amino-acid sequence MAHMLGISESVAKLNDGRLMPLLGLGTWQNTEPGSVQDTIETAIAAGYRHFDTAFYYMNEAEIGKAIKAQIQKGVVKREDLFIVTKLWLTFHSPEDVPVGFNKSLEALQLDYVDLYLIHFPVALQAMESLVSSGRVKSIGVSNFNISQLQRLLSVAKIPPAVNQVELHPYLVQSDLVKFCKVKNIALTAYSPFGSPGKPKEYHRGADDPGKLLEDPVVNDIARKHQRTPAQVLLRFHIEQGIVVIPKSSSPERILENTKVFDFSLDEDDMKALKSLDRDWRWDSNDEVKSHQFYPF is encoded by the exons ATGGCACACATGCTTGGCATTTCAGAATCAGTGGCTAAACTCAATGATGGGAGACTGATGCCACTGCTGGGTCTGGGCACATGGCAG AACACAGAACCTGGAAGTGTTCAAGACACCATAGAAACGGCCATTGCTGCTGGATACAGACACTTCGATACAGCCTTCTATTACATGAACGAGGCCGAAATAGGGAAAGCCATTAAGGCCCAAATTCAAAAAGGGGTGGTCAAGCGAGAGGACTTGTTCATTGTCACCAAG CTCTGGCTCACTTTCCACTCCCCTGAAGACGTGCCTGTGGGTTTCAACAAGTCTTTAGAAGCCCTGCAGCTGGACTATGTGGACCTCTACCTCATTCACTTCCCTGTGGCCTTACAG GCAATGGAGTCTCTGGTGAGCTCAGGCCGAGTGAAGAGCATTGGGGTGTCCAACTTCAACATCTCCCAGCTGCAGAGGCTGCTGTCTGTTGCCAAGATCCCGCCAGCTGTCAATCAG GTGGAGCTGCATCCGTACCTGGTTCAGTCAGACCTTGTGAAGTTCTGTAAAGTCAAGAACATCGCTCTGACTGCTTACAGCCCCTTTGGGTCTCCCGGGAAGCCAAAAGAATA TCACAGAGGGGCCGACGACCCAGGGAAACTCCTGGAGGACCCTGTTGTCAATGACATCGCCAGGAAACATCAGAGGACTCCAGCTCAG GTCTTGCTGAGGTTTCACATAGAGCAGGGGATTGTAGTTATCCCAAAAAGTTCATCGCCCGAACGCATTCTGGAGAACACTAAG GTGTTTGACTTCTCTTTGGACGAAGATGATATGAAAGCCCTGAAGAGTCTGGACAGAGACTGGAGATGGGACAGTAATGATGA AGTGAAATCACACCAGTTTTATCCCTTCTAA
- the LOC136759098 gene encoding 1,5-anhydro-D-fructose reductase isoform X1 codes for MAHMLGISESVAKLNDGRLMPLLGLGTWQNTEPGSVQDTIETAIAAGYRHFDTAFYYMNEAEIGKAIKAQIQKGVVKREDLFIVTKLWLTFHSPEDVPVGFNKSLEALQLDYVDLYLIHFPVALQRQGDELYPKKDEKLMFSDTDYVDTWKAMESLVSSGRVKSIGVSNFNISQLQRLLSVAKIPPAVNQVELHPYLVQSDLVKFCKVKNIALTAYSPFGSPGKPKEYHRGADDPGKLLEDPVVNDIARKHQRTPAQVLLRFHIEQGIVVIPKSSSPERILENTKVFDFSLDEDDMKALKSLDRDWRWDSNDEVKSHQFYPF; via the exons ATGGCACACATGCTTGGCATTTCAGAATCAGTGGCTAAACTCAATGATGGGAGACTGATGCCACTGCTGGGTCTGGGCACATGGCAG AACACAGAACCTGGAAGTGTTCAAGACACCATAGAAACGGCCATTGCTGCTGGATACAGACACTTCGATACAGCCTTCTATTACATGAACGAGGCCGAAATAGGGAAAGCCATTAAGGCCCAAATTCAAAAAGGGGTGGTCAAGCGAGAGGACTTGTTCATTGTCACCAAG CTCTGGCTCACTTTCCACTCCCCTGAAGACGTGCCTGTGGGTTTCAACAAGTCTTTAGAAGCCCTGCAGCTGGACTATGTGGACCTCTACCTCATTCACTTCCCTGTGGCCTTACAG CGGCAAGGAGATGAGCTCTACCCTAAAAAAGATGAGAAACTTATGTTTTCAGACACGGATTACGTGGACACATGGAAG GCAATGGAGTCTCTGGTGAGCTCAGGCCGAGTGAAGAGCATTGGGGTGTCCAACTTCAACATCTCCCAGCTGCAGAGGCTGCTGTCTGTTGCCAAGATCCCGCCAGCTGTCAATCAG GTGGAGCTGCATCCGTACCTGGTTCAGTCAGACCTTGTGAAGTTCTGTAAAGTCAAGAACATCGCTCTGACTGCTTACAGCCCCTTTGGGTCTCCCGGGAAGCCAAAAGAATA TCACAGAGGGGCCGACGACCCAGGGAAACTCCTGGAGGACCCTGTTGTCAATGACATCGCCAGGAAACATCAGAGGACTCCAGCTCAG GTCTTGCTGAGGTTTCACATAGAGCAGGGGATTGTAGTTATCCCAAAAAGTTCATCGCCCGAACGCATTCTGGAGAACACTAAG GTGTTTGACTTCTCTTTGGACGAAGATGATATGAAAGCCCTGAAGAGTCTGGACAGAGACTGGAGATGGGACAGTAATGATGA AGTGAAATCACACCAGTTTTATCCCTTCTAA